One region of Daphnia pulicaria isolate SC F1-1A chromosome 7, SC_F0-13Bv2, whole genome shotgun sequence genomic DNA includes:
- the LOC124348823 gene encoding homeobox protein cut-like isoform X3, which translates to MTNGLQSKAARMQDVDLEVKQLRETLAEYNEEFRQVRNQEVTIKQLKEKVRQAEESLEVIVQTRLEEHEDVLRSQFEERERELVELNQLTARRLAQAESKFAAQQATVTELQSELFDAKAGAEVISHAKLDEIEILMQDLDRANQRAVLAEKELSVLKEQFERAEDSSKRQRLSSDQANEAPPPPNMDTPLDVMGRPSLLELAAKEKEKQVQTLIEDVQKLQSTLNQLRESSARQLSNFEEELQVRGRHIQRLEAQLEAQKDYQEIRRELSILKSIEFPHLSSTVDEDDDDDQDIAKKSDKVPTSALAGGNKPLEVLLLERNKALQSENTALKVANSELQGEEEKTLTLPLEETSPPSPPPSSSSSASPGPAVLSSKDDASVAQPVSNNNNNNTADCEADHSTANNDNDTMPSSTRLGLANSPMAAAAAAAAAAAASVGAHVGPPPPFSPFVGAVSASGLMGPRHLPPVFHPVLGGLGSLGHFFNEDMLLHWRRSLEASMLSHHQQQQQQLQQQQQERRMASPDRARASSPGSDNGGEEINSSSLYGQRTPTTTAAGDGTATTPTVTTTPRCPTTPTGQQQQQGLNSSTPNSSGVATLPGWPSWEDSHLARLQQEFITRGGVYPGFGGPGSVNSLAGGGLGNGSLDGGDGPSAAALASLMALPEGLTSLLAKSNPLEARLQEMLRATMERYASQALDTLAISRGVRELLSMHNIGQRLFAKFVLGLSQGTVSELLSKPKPWDKLTEKGRDSYRKMHAWACDEAAILLLKSLIPRKGKETGGSSVATKTEESAVTEERIAHILHEASAALRAQQVDDSGSDESKPPSQTQTPSPGPKVEPICSSAAATSSATTTTTTPTSSSSHHHHHNNNNNSSSTTNMLLQQQQQQRRGRKPDHDDISQEQVLRIYHDELAKMMSGGSPAAFNPAAFSPAHLSGLSALAGGGAGSRTMASNLRDYNRSYTSALFERSPEEIRMALDVYQQELNRLMQPPTSSSASSAANATTTTTTTTTASTTTTGNFTSTPAGSAGSQHQSTATTTTGQQQQHLSNGFPQDLSLPKSAAGAGSVRSDEESSEREAVKMRSAVPASSKSSFLLNANENGERSKSVSGETGNNNLSQSSKSVENSMALFMPHSLHNILRPSSSLSPDESNTATTAPTGSGGLGASAGGTGGVASPLQRIASITNSLMSQPANPTLPQVTQRPMKAILPPITQQQFDTYQNLNTEDIVKKVKEQLSQYSISQRLFGESVLGLSQGSVSDLLARPKPWHMLTQKGREPFIRMKIFLEDENAVHKLVASQYKIAPEKLMRTGGYSGSPQSAALKNSVAKMMTPTSMPATSPAMSSGNSTGGGMDLSPNSLAHSALALHGLRGPASALASLTHGAGLDLNSSMSGRSSPIPSGLTYGATLAHFMSAQSSLNQRSLASQMAHHHQQQQQQQQHHQQQQQQQQQLHQSPVLVKIDKNSSSSVSKSLSNTPLGGHNNNATSNGLTPSPMDDSSTPTPGLTGSGIPTLAAYSLPAHSVYELAALTQDLDTQGMTTKIKEVLLANNIGQKIFGEAVLGLSQGSVSELLSKPKPWHMLSIKGREPFIRMQLWLSDPRNIEHIQRLKTERREAGKRRRDLGFPMGATDAAGPNSNASSNTNSFMGGDNSSNDGSMGGSPSPYGGNPNHHHHHQATSLTTTGAGASLSSSSPSPAKKQRILFSDQQKEALKLAFSLDPYPSTSAMEFLAQELNLSTRTITNWFHNHRMRLKQQQSNSLDCSTKEEISSSASPATMANGGRESSGQFDPIHFRLLFHQRLFEMQVASGEEGSGGHHHNPASGGGGGGGHHPGAGAGGMALPASLAGLPPQLAGNLNMMASLGMPYPFYATGMLSQFCMGLGNPSPDMAPGAEGLDLTLARQRVAALGQSDSDAEDSDCESDTSSRTGPTPHRDLDRRRGDSRPPVKMPSPLMSMIAQAKTAASLGIASQEGPASQAAARSSRRSRKPAAPQWVNPHWQQTSAVRERVESEDGRDSSEERDKKKAKHFSSLHHRSVDANLNNFVESDAPAAGGRDSSAERPSVRATVDDDDDDKYDNDEEEDEEDEEESPKRLTIHRPRAGSLSPSRRASPSPSPSSDEDKMDDESEAKDDDNNEQS; encoded by the exons aaACAGGTTCAGACATTGATCGAGGACGTTCAAAAGTTGCAGTCGACGTTAAACCAGTTGCGCGAATCCTCTGCCCGCCAACTGTCAAACTTTGAAGAGGAATTGCAGGTGCGCGGCCGACACATTCAGCGACTGGAAGCTCAGCTCGAAGCGCAAAAAGACTACCAGGAAATCCGCCGTGAACTCAG TATCTTGAAATCGATCGAGTTTCCGCACCTGTCGTCGACCGttgacgaagacgacgacgacgaccaggaCATTGCCAAGAAATCGGACAAGGTCCCCACTTCCGCGTTAGCCGGCGGCAACAAACCGCTAGAGGTCTTGCTCCTGGAACGCAACAAAGCTCTCCAGTCGGAGAACACGGCACTCAAAGTCGCCAACAGTGAGCTGCAAG gcgaagaagaaaagactttgACACTTCCGCTGGAAGAAACTTCACCTCCATCACCTCCACCGTCGTCTTCCTCGTCGGCGTCTCCCGGTCCGGCTGTTTTGTCTTCCAAAGACGACGCCAGCGTCGCCCAGCCggtcagcaacaacaacaacaacaacacggcaGATTGTGAAGCCGATCACTCTACGGCCAACAACGACAACGACACGATGCCCTCGTCGACGCGTTTGGGACTGGCCAACAGTCCGATGGCGGCTGCAGCGGCAgctgcggcggcggccgccgcCTCAGTCGGCGCCCACGTCGGCCCACCTCCGCCGTTCTCGCCTTTCGTCGGCGCCGTTTCCGCATCGGGTCTGATGGGTCCGCGACACCTGCCGCCCGTCTTCCACCCCGTCTTGGGCGGCCTGGGCTCGCTGGGCCACTTTTTCAACGAGGACATGCTCCTGCACTGGCGGCGATCGCTGGAAGCTTCCATGCTGAGccatcaccagcagcagcagcagcagttgcagcaacagcaacaggaGCGACGGATGGCGTCGCCCGACCGCGCCAGAGCGTCCAGCCCCGGCAGCGACAACGGTGGCGAAGAGATCAACAGCAGTAGTCTCTATGGCCAGCGGACACCAACGACAACGGCGGCCGGAGACGGAACTGCCACTACACCCACCGTAACGACGACTCCCAGGTGCCCGACTACTCCTaccgggcagcagcagcagcagggacTCAACTCTTCGACGCCCAACTCTTCCGGCGTAGCCACTTTGCCCGGCTGGCCTAGCTGGGAAGACTCTCATTTGGCCAGGCTGCAGCAAGAGTTCATCACACGCGGGGGCGTCTACCCAGGTTTCGGCGGCCCAGGCAGCGTCAACAGCCTGGCCGGCGGTGGCCTAGGAAATGGTAGCCTAGACGGTGGCGATGGACCGTCGGCCGCTGCCTTAGCCTCTCTGATGGCCCTTCCGGAAGGTTTGACATCGCTACTGGCCAAGAGCAACCCGCTCGAGGCCCGTCTCCAGGAGATGCTGCGCGCCACGATGGAGCGCTACGCCAGCCAAGCCCTGGACACGTTGGCCATTTCGCGCGGCGTCCGCGAGCTCCTCTCCATGCACAACATCGGCCAGCGACTCTTCGCCAAGTTCGTCCTCGGCCTCTCGCAGGGCACCGTCTCCGAGCTCCTCTCCAAGCCCAAGCCCTGGGACAAGTTGACGGAGAAAGGCCGCGATTCCTACCGCAAAATGCACGCCTGGGCCTGCGACGAAGCCGCCATTTTGCTCCTCAAGTCTCTCATTCCACgcaaag gAAAAGAAACGGGAGGATCGTCAGTGGCGACCAAGACGGAGGAGAGCGCCGTTACCGAGGAGCGGATCGCCCACATCCTGCACGAGGCCAGCGCCGCTCTACGGGCGCAACAAGTCGACGATTCGGGTAGCGACGAGAGCAAACCGCCCAGCCAAACACAG ACGCCATCGCCCGGACCGAAAGTGGAGCCGATCTGCTCTTCAGCCGCCGCCACGTCCAGTGCCACTACGACCACTACAACTCCCACCTCCTCATctagccaccaccaccaccacaacaacaacaacaacagcagtagTACTACCAACATGTTgttgcaacagcagcagcagcagcgtcgcGGACGCAAGCCCGACCACGACGACATCTCGCAGGAGCAAGTGCTGCGCATCTACCACGACGAGCTGGCCAAGATGATGTCGGGGGGCTCTCCCGCCGCTTTCAATCCGGCCGCTTTCAGTCCGGCCCACCTCTCCGGATTATCCGCCCTCGCCGGAGGCGGCGCCGGTTCCAGGACTATGGCCTCCAATCTCCGCGATTACAATAG ATCCTACACTAGCGCGCTCTTTGAGCGATCGCCGGAAGAGATCCGCATGGCCCTGGATGTCTACCAACAGGAGCTGAACCGGTTGATGCAGCCGCCGACTTCCTCTTCGGCGTCATCGGCTGCCAATGcgacaacgacgacaacgacaacaacgacggcgtcgacgacgacaacggGCAATTTCACTTCGACGCCCGCCGGCAGCGCCGGAAGTCAGCATCAATCGACAGCGACGACAACAACcggacaacaacagcagcatctCAGCAACGGTTTCCCACAAGACCTGTCGCTGCCCAAGAGCGCGGCAGGAGCCGGGAGCGTCAGGAGCGACGAGGAGAGCTCGGAGCGTGAGGCCGTCAAGATGAGGTCGGCCGTGCCGGCCAGCAGCAAATCCTCGTTCCTCCTCAATGCCAACGAGAACGGAGAGCGGAGCAAGAGCGTCTCGGGCGAGACGGGCAACAACAACTTGTCGCAGTCGTCGAAATCGGTCGAGAACTCGATGGCTCTTTTCATGCCCCACTCGCTGCACAACATCCTTCGCCCGTCTTCCAGCCTGTCGCCCGACGAGTCCAATACGGCGACGACAGCTCCCACCGGAAGTGGCGGCCTGGGTGCCAGCGCCGGTGGGACGGGCGGCGTGGCCTCGCCCCTGCAGCGCATCGCTTCCATCACCAACTCGTTGATGTCGCAGCCGGCCAATCCGACCTTGCCGCAAGTGACGCAACGGCCGATGAAAGCCATTCTGCCTCCCATCACTCAGCAGCAGTTTGACACCTACCAGAACCTCAACACGGAGGACATCGTCAAAAAG GTCAAAGAGCAGCTGAGCCAGTATTCCATCAGCCAGCGACTGTTTGGCGAGTCGGTACTGGGCCTGTCTCAGGGCTCCGTTTCAGACCTGCTGGCCAGGCCTAAACCGTGGCACATGCTGACCCAGAAAGGCCGGGAGCCTTTCATCCGCATGAAGATCTTCCTGGAAGACGAGAACGCCGTCCACAAGTTGGTCGCCTCGCAGTACAAGATCGCACCCGAAAAGCTGATGCGGACTGGCGGATATTCCGGATCTCCAC AATCCGCGGCTTTGAAGAACTCTGTGGCCAAGATGATGACACCCACGTCGATGCCGGCCACTTCACCGGCCATGTCGAGCGGAAATTCCACCGGTGGTGGCATGGATTTATCGCCCAACAGTCTGGCCCATTCAGCGCTGGCCCTTCATGGCCTCAGAGGTCCCGCCAGCGCCTTGGCATCGCTGACCCACGGAGCCGGATTGGATTTGAATTCGTCCATGTCTGGGCGATCGAGTCCCATCCCGAGTGGTCTGACTTACGGCGCCACTTTGGCCCACTTCATGTCGGCCCAGTCGAGCCTCAACCAGCGTAGCCTCGCCTCTCAAAtggcccaccaccaccagcagcagcagcagcaacaacaacaccaccaacaacaacaacaacaacagcaacaactgcATCAGTCGCCCGTACTGGTCAAGATTGATAAGAATTCCAGCTCGTCTGTTAGCAAGTCGCTGTCCAACACGCCCCTGGGCGGCCATAATAACAACGCCACGAGCAACGGTCTGACACCCAGTCCTATGGACGACAGCTCGACACCCACGCCCGGCCTAACTGGGTCGGGTATTCCCACTTTGGCCGCCTATTCTCTGCCGGCGCACAGCGTCTACGAGCTGGCGGCCCTGACGCAAGACCTGGACACCCAGGGAATGACGACCAAGATCAAGGAGGTCCTTCTGGCCAACAACATTGGGCAAAAAATCTTTGGTGAAGCCGTCCTGGGCTTGTCGCAAGGCTCCGTCTCCGAGCTGCTGTCCAAACCCAAGCCGTGGCACATGTTGAGCATCAAGGGCCGGGAGCCTTTCATCCGCATGCAACTGTGGCTGAGCGATCCCCGCAACATTGAGCACATCCAGCGGCTGAAGACGGAGCGACGGGAGGCCGGCAAGCGTCGACGTGATTTGGGCTTCCCCATGGGGGCGACGGACGCGGCCGGACCCAATTCCAACGCTTCCAGCAACACCAACTCGTTCATGGGCGGTGACAATTCGAGCAACGATGGCTCGATGGGCGGCAGTCCGTCTCCGTACGGCGGCAAccccaaccaccaccaccaccaccaagccACGTCGCTGACGACGACGGGCGCCGGCGCCTCGCTGTCCTCCTCGTCGCCGTCGCCGGCCAAGAAGCAGCGCATCCTGTTTTCTGACCAGCAGAAGGAGGCGCTCAAGCTGGCCTTCAGCCTGGATCCTTACCCCAGCACGTCGGCCATGGAGTTCCTGGCCCAGGAGCTGAACCTGTCGACGCGGACCATCACCAACTGGTTCCACAACCACCGCATGCGCctcaagcagcagcagtccaACTCGCTGGATTGTTCCACCAAGGAGGAGATCTCGTCGTCGGCCTCGCCGGCCACAATGGCCAACGGCGGTCGCGAAAGCTCGGGACAGTTTGATCCCATCCACTTCCGGCTCCTCTTCCACCAGCGTCTCTTTGAGATGCAGGTCGCTTCCGGCGAGGAAGGCTCAGGAGGTCACCACCACAACCCCGCaagtggcggcggtggtggtggcggtcaTCACCCCGGCGCCGGCGCCGGTGGCATGGCTTTGCCCGCCTCTTTGGCCGGACTCCCGCCTCAATTGGCCGGCAATTTGAACATGATGGCCTCGCTGGGCATGCCCTACCCGTTCTACGCCACTGGCATGTTGTCGCAATTCTGCATGGGCCTGGGCAACCCTTCGCCGGACATGGCACCCGGAGCCGAGGGACTGGACTTGACGTTGGCCAGGCAACGCGTTGCCGCCCTCGGCCAAAGCGACTCGGACGCCGAAGATAGCGACTGCGAATCGGACACGTCGAGTCGGACGGGACCGACGCCGCACAGGGACTTGGATCGCCGACGTGGTGACAGCCGGCCCCCTGTCAAAATGCCCAGTCCGCTCATGTCAATGATCGCCCAGGCCAAGACGGCGGCCAGTCTCGGCATTGCGTCTCAGGAGGGACCGGCCTCCCAGGCAGCCGCCCGATCATCTCGAAGGAGTCGCAAACCCGCCGCCCCTCAGTGGGTCAACCCGCACTGGCAACAGACGTCGGCCGTCCGGGAGCGCGTCGAGTCGGAAGACGGGCGTGACAGCAGCGAGGAGCGCGACAAGAAGAAGGCCAAACATTTCTCGTCGCTCCACCACCGCAGCGTCGACGCCAATTTGAACAATTTCGTCGAATCGGACGCGCCGGCTGCGGGCGGTCGGGACTCGTCAGCCGAGCGGCCCTCGGTCCGGGCcaccgtcgacgacgacgacgacgacaagtaCGACAACGACGAGGAGGAAGACGAGGAAGACGAGGAAGAGTCGCCCAAGCGACTGACTATCCACCGGCCGCGGGCCGGCAGCCTCAGTCCGTCTCGTCGGGCCTCACCTTCGCCGTCGCCGTCCTCGGACGAGGACAAGATGGACGACGAATCGGAAGCCaaagacgacgacaacaacgaaCAATCTTAA